Proteins from one Erpetoichthys calabaricus chromosome 11, fErpCal1.3, whole genome shotgun sequence genomic window:
- the ubl4a gene encoding ubiquitin-like protein 4A, translated as MLLTVKPLQGKECCLQVSENETILNVKHLVSERLNIPVLQQRLLYKGKALSDEHRLSDYAIGQDSKLNLVIKPSAEKPSPEDDQPLTSSPSSVWHNLPAVINKHFSPADATKVLEQLHKDYECSLRQLSLDDIERLATRLLHPEAVECMNMSFLD; from the exons ATGCTGCTAACCGTGAAGCCACTCCAGGGGAAGGagtgttgtttacag GTGTCAGAAAATGAGACCATCCTGAATGTAAAACACTTGGTGTCCGAAAGATTAAACATTCCTGTACTTCAGCAGAGGCTCCTCTACAAAGGAAAGGCATTATCAG ATGAACACAGACTTTCAGACTATGCCATTGGGCAAGATTCAAAGCTAAACCTTGTGATAAAACCCTCGGCAGAGAAACCATCCCCAGAAGACGATCAACCCCTGACGTCAAGCCCCAGTTCAGTTTGGCACAACCTTCCAGCAGTTATCAATAAGCACTTTAGTCCTGCAGATGCTACCAAGGTCTTAGAACAGCTACACAAG GATTATGAATGCAGCCTCCGGCAGCTTAGCTTGGATGACATTGAACGTCTAGCAACACGGCTGCTGCACCCCGAAGCAGTCGAATGCATGAATATGTCTTTTTTGGACTAA